GTGGTTGAAAAACCAAGCTTAAAACCGGTCACCAAAATACCCCATTAAGGATCGATTACAACCCTTTTCTTTTGTTTTGATTTAATTAAATCACCAATTTTATTTAAGGATCCCATCAAGGATTCCCGATAATGATGGTCTTAGTAACACCCCTAGTAGCTTGATTCTTATAATAACCTCCTTTTTCAACTGATATATATGGCTTATATTTAATTTACTTAACGTTTCCCCTGAAATAGTTGTAATGTAAGTTAATTAAAACAATAATAAAGCTTATATGATGTTTTTGTAGTGAAAATTATGAATTCATGTGCGACAGATTTACAATAATCATTTTATTAATTAATTAATTTTGCCAATAATGTTTATATAAGTTATACCGAACACGTTTGGTTGAACCAAAATGCTAGACTGCTACTTTACATAACTGAAACTGAATTAGAATTACAATTTGGTACTTTTACTTTGGCATTATGGTTTTAGTTCTTTTGAGTCTTGTTTGGCCTAAAACTTTGATTTGATAAACAGTTTTTGTTAACTAAATATTAAGTTTATTAAAAAGTCTCGTTTGGAAATGGAAAAATGGGTTTTGTCAAAAGATATTTCTTAAATCATTGTAATGCAAAGGTCCATCTTGTTGGTAGGTCGAATTAGTATTTTTGGATAACACTTCCTTCCGTTTAATTTAGTCGTCACAAAAGTAATGAGAATTTCGTTTTGCATTATGTATTTGTGGCCTCTAGCATATGTAAGTTATATAAAATAAAATACCAAAATGGTTTGATTAATAAAAGGCTCTAGTTGGTGTCCGTAAAGACAAATACTCTTTAATACCTTACATTATATATATAGAAGCTTTTGTGTGTATTTTTTCAAGAGCACAAACACGTTCAAAATATTGAATACTGAGAGAGACTCATAACAGAAAGAGAAGAGAGATGAACAACCGGCACAAACAGATTGACTCCGGTTCTGGCTCCGGAGATAACCGCCGGATGTACGACTGTGACATCTGCATGAGAGGCTTCACGAGTCCTCAAGCCCTCGGTGGTCACAGAAACATCCACCGTAAGGAACGTGAAAGAAACCTCTCCTCGTCCTCTTCATCTTCTCACTCATTTCCATTTTCTATGCCATCATCCCGAAACTACACAAACCCTAATTACAACAACCCACCTCCATATTTTCCAACAAATGAGTCATACCATCATCAAACTTTTCAGCCAACAATTAACCCTAGCTACAACGCACAACGCTTTGGAACAACACCATCATCCGGAGGAGGAAACTATGCCCAAGGGGAGTTTCTTGATCTCGATTTGAGCTTACGGCTCGGATCCGTCAACGTCGGTAACGACTCTCACCGGAGCCTACCGGATGCTGAAGATTCTAAGCCTGATCAAGATGATGATCTTGATCTTGATCTTCGACTTGGAGGTCATCAACATCACTAAGTATCTACGGTTTCTCTGACCTTTAATTCACGTAACTAAATACAGTTTATATTGCGCTGAAGTTGATCGCCTTATAATGCATGCATGATGTTTATAATTGTGTTTTAATGTATAGTTAATGTGTTGATCTGTGGATAAAGTGTGTTTGAGTGATGTTTTTTTTATCATTTAACGTTGTTTGAAGCTTAGTTTGTATTCAAGACTATATTACTTCTTGGATAACTTTATATGATTTGTAGATCTATAGATCAAATAGGTTTGAGCAGTGTTTATGAAGTATGGGTTTGTATAATTCAAGATTATTATTCTCTTGAATAATATAAAGCATATATAGGTTTGTGTAACGTTCTTATTTTGTTATCCTATATGAATTATGTTTGTATAGTGTAAGACTATTATTCTCATCAAATGTTCAAACAAAAAAAAAGACTATTATTCTCTTGATCAACTGTTATAACTTGAAAATGTTGTTATTATTTAAAGCTGTACCGTATATATGAAGTTTGGGTTTATATAATTCAATACATTAATATCTTGGAAAGTAAATATATATATATTGATGATTACAAATTTTCTTTGACTACAAATTTCTCTTAGAGAAACTAGTGTGAATGTATCCGAATTGCAATGGAATAAACATTAGATGCGTTTTAATCATCGGTTGGTGATGGTAATAAATTATACCATTAGGAAAGAAATTCAAATATAGAAACTACATTCTTGCAGGCCCATGTGAGCTGATATGAAGTATAGCCTTGATGTTTAAACGAAATTATGATTGTAAAGATGCATGTGATAGTCAGTCTATATAGGCATAGTGCTAAGAAATAAATAAGGGATGAAGAAAGTCAAATATTGGTTTAAAAGCAGGTTTCACACTGCCCAGGTATAGATATCAAGGATCCTCTCATTAACTACCTTAATATTATCATACGATAGTTATGAAACTTAGTTTACGTAACTAGATTAACCAAAAAAAAGAACTAGATTAACCTAGAATGTTTCTCTCATGATGAATACGTTTGTGTAAAATTAACTTACCAAGGGTTTACTTTCAGCAGAACTCAAAAGAGAAGAATCTCCAATTTATCATATTCTCTCTAAGATTCCTACCTTGAGTAACCTTTTTTTGTTTTGTATCTTGAGTAACCTTTTGCGACTTCTTTCATCTCTCTATCCGTATCTTGAGTATCCTTTTGCGACTTCTTTCATCTCTCTATCCGTTAACGCTTATAGAACTTTTTAAAATACTTTTTACCTTTGTTTGCCAAACCATTTGAAATTTTCGATTTTGAAAACATTCAGTAAACATAGATTTTGTTTTGAAACAATAGATTATCACGCTGCAAGCCAAAATATCACATCTCTTGATCTAGCACTCCACCATAATGAGATACTCTGGATTTATTATCAAGCTGCATGCAAAAATATCTATTGATAAATCCAAAAAATCTATATATATCCTGAAGAATTCCTCAGGCCAGAGTACTGAACAACGGATCACCCAGTAGTTCAGAAGAAACTTTTGAGATGGTTTACGAAATCTTTAGGTTAATATTATTTTTATAGTCTCTGCACCGTCGTCATGTAGAGCTTTTTGCATGAACTTGTAATATTTAACAGACTGGCCCAGCTTAACGAGTTTGATTAAACAAAAAGGAATCCAGTTTTAAATGTGATTTTCCTTAAACTAAAAGGTATCCGTTAACTTTCTTTCATACAAATTCTTCAAAACTATTCATGTAACGAAAGTTAACGTTCTGGTTATATTTGTTTGGGAGAAACGTTTTTTAAGCATTTGTTATAGTAAATTTACATTTTTTATTGATTGAGAAATTGCCAACGACTTTACTCTTACCGGAGAGAAAACTTTGAACTCTACTCCGATAATTTTCTCTGTTTTTAGATTTCTACTTTTTCCAGACTCGGCCCTAAAATTTTATCGGCTGGAAACTGAAAACAAAAATTTTAGGCTTAGTGAACCAAGGTATTTAAAAGTAGTAAACCGCTTAGCTAGTGGATTTTCCTTAAAAATAAGCCTAATATCACTTATTTTCAAAAAACGAAAAAAAGTACTTGCTCATATTGTTTGGCATCAACATTTCATGGCCCATCAAGACAATGTGATATATTATTTTGTACCTAAAACTATTACTGAAAAGTTTGCACCATGTTTAAACCGTTTTCTGTTATACCCCCTTTTTATTTGGCACTTATAACCCCTGTTCTAAAACTCGGCCGCCTAGCCGTCTAGGCGTTACGCGTCATTTTTCCGCCCCGATTTATGCCAAATCGGTTTAAAAAATCGGATATTCGATTTTTTTTTCCGCCTAGACCGCCTAAATGACCGCCTAGCCGCCTAAATGACCGCCTAGCCGCCTAATCTATTTTTTTATTTATTTTTTATTTTTTATTTTTTTATTTTTTTATTTTTTTTATTTTTAGTGATATTTTTATTTATTTATTTGATCTAAAATTTTATAAATATCATTTATATTCATAATTTTGATGAAAATTATACTATATTAAGTTTATATATTCTATTTGTGTGTTTTATACAATCTTAAACATGAAAATGTATTAATGTTATACACAATTAAAGATTAACATGTTTTATAACATAGTAAACCATCTAAAAATTCCGCCCCGCATAATTTCTGATTATTCTCCGATTTTCTCTTTAGGCGCTAGGCCCAACCCGACCGCCCGACTAGCGCCTAGCGCGTTCCCGAACGGGGCTTATAACATTGAATTTGTACACATAAGCGCCAGCCAGGTCTGGAAACTTATTTCGGCCTATTTGCTTCAGCAACCTCAAGTTATGGGTCTGATCTCCTTCTCTGATTCAGTTGGGTCGAGTGGGCCAAGTAACTTACGTCAAAAGAGAAAAGGAAAGTTGCGATTTCTTTATCAATTCAGTTGAAGTAAGGGAAGCAAGGAATCTCTTGGAAACTAAAGATATAGTTGTTAGATATACAATCCTGTGACACCGGCTAAACAATTCGATACCAAAACATCAGGAAGCATAGTACTTCCTATGTTTCTTATTAAGTGTATTTTAGCATTTTTTATCTTGTTACATAGAAAGTTTCGTTCTACGATTCTAATATAATTTATACTTATTTTTAGTTCAATATTAATTGTAAAATACATTGATTTAATAAATGAATGTATTTATTTAAAATTTTATTGGTTAAATAGATAACATTAATAAAAACATAAATACATTCCAATCAATTTTTAATATGTGAAAAAAAGTCTAAATGTCACTTTTTGTGAAACTGAGGATATCGAAGACTATCATTCCTTTTTTTAACCGGTGGCTGGTATCCTTTTGACACTAATAAAGTCGTAGAGCATCTTGGAAATAGTGTCCGGATTTGAACTTGTTAACTTTGAGGTGAATTAGAACCTTTAAAAAGATACAAAGAATGATTGATACCAGGTTTGAAAAATCTCTTTCACAACTCTCGTTTTTAAAACAAATGTTAAATTAATTCAAAAAGAAAACTGCTTCACAAGATATGTGACTCTGCTTCACAACGTTTACTATCAAGAAACGGTTTCACTGAGGATTGTTGTGTGTGCTGCTTCATTTTCAATCTCAACATAAGAGAAACTTAGGAACAACGTCCTGATTAAGAACAAAGTGATAACTAAGAAGACACAAACTTCTCCCGATTGTTTTCACACATTTTAATAAAACACATTAAATTTGCATAATTTTTTGTGATTATCTTTTTCTTATAATTTTAAACCCATAAAAATCTAATAAATGCAATTAAGTTTTTTGAAGTTTGCAATTAGTTAATGAAATATGCATTGAAAATGCAAAAAAAATAAAATTCTTTTTGAAACAATTTTTTTCTTTAGAATATGTAATTTTATGAAGGGAGAATTTGCGAGATGTCTAAGATTGCAAAAGAAATTAAGTGCATGTCATTAATTTTGACATAATGTAATAACTAACATTTATGCCATTTATTATTCGGTTCTATCCTTTTTTCCTGTAATCATCCAGTGACTTTGTGTTGTTAGAGATGATGTGGCCAAAAAAATATATGGTGAATAAGATACTTAAATATGATGTCAACAAAATGAGATGTGGCTAAAATTTAGTGCACACTATTGACAACGACAGTGTCAAAGTCATCCATATCATTGTTTTTTTATCTTTAATTAGTAAATCTATACTGTAATTATCAATAAATTATAAACCAAATATAATCTATAACTGTTTTACTATATACTCCCTCCGTTTCTAATTATAAGTAGTTTTGCTT
The DNA window shown above is from Brassica oleracea var. oleracea cultivar TO1000 chromosome C3, BOL, whole genome shotgun sequence and carries:
- the LOC106334328 gene encoding transcriptional regulator SUPERMAN, with protein sequence MNNRHKQIDSGSGSGDNRRMYDCDICMRGFTSPQALGGHRNIHRKERERNLSSSSSSSHSFPFSMPSSRNYTNPNYNNPPPYFPTNESYHHQTFQPTINPSYNAQRFGTTPSSGGGNYAQGEFLDLDLSLRLGSVNVGNDSHRSLPDAEDSKPDQDDDLDLDLRLGGHQHH